One Manihot esculenta cultivar AM560-2 chromosome 6, M.esculenta_v8, whole genome shotgun sequence DNA segment encodes these proteins:
- the LOC110617692 gene encoding signal recognition particle receptor subunit alpha, with product MLEELLIFTRGGLILWTCKELGNALKGSPIDTLIRSCLLEERSGAASYNYDAPGAAYTLKWAFHNKLGLVFVAVYQRILHLLYVDELLAMVKHEFSEIYDPKRMNYNDFNETFRQLRKEAEVRAEELKKSKQLVKPVNDGKKLGQVKKGGSEGGNKKKSEANDGGDGDSGKSYKLENGHSNGNHVNIEGSRTGFTNDKENASCNFGAFNVSKLQKLRSKGGKKTDTVVNKGSKMDPKKKITKKNRVWDDSPQESKLDFTDPLEENGNENIEVVATDHGESMMDKEEIISSDSESEAEEVGKESKPDTKKKGWFSSIFQSIAGKANLEKSDLEPALKALKDRLMTKNVAEEIAEKLCESVAASLEGKKLASFTRISSTVQAAMEEALVRILTPRRSIDILRDVHAAKEQRKPYVVVFVGVNGVGKSTNLAKVAYWLLQHKISVMMAACDTFRSGAVEQLRTHARRLQIPIFEKGYEKDPAIVAKEAIQEATHSGSDVVLVDTAGRMQDNEPLMRALSKLIYLNNPDLVLFVGEALVGNDAVDQLSKFNQKLADLSTSPNPRLIDGILLTKFDTIDDKVGAALSMVYVSGAPVMFVGCGQSYTDLKKLNVKSIVKTLLK from the exons ATGTTAGAGGAGTTGCTTATTTTCACAAGAGGAGGGTTGATCCTTTGGACATGCAAAGAGCTTGGAAATGCTCTCAAGGGATCGCCAATTGACACTCTAATTCGATCTTGTCTTTTGGAGGAACGATCTGGTGCAGCATCTTACAACTATGATGCTCCTGGTGCTGCATACACCCTCAAATGGGCTTTCCATAATAAGCTTGGTCTTGTTTTTGTTGCTGTGTATCAGAGGATCCTCCATCTACTGTATGTCGATGAATTGCTTGCAATGGTCAAACATGAGTTCTCTGAAATTTATGATCCGAAGCGAATGAACTACAATGACTTCAATGAAACTTTTAGGCAGCTTAGGAAAGAAGCTGAGGTCCGAGCTGAAGAATTGAAGAAATCCAAACAGTTGGTTAAGCCTGTAAATGATGGTAAGAAACTAGGGCAGGTGAAAAAAGGTGGGTCTGAAGgaggaaataaaaaaaagagtgaAGCAAATGATGGTGGTGATGGTGATTCTGGGAAAAGCTATAAATTGGAGAATGGGCACTCTAATGGTAATCATGTTAACATTGAAGGGTCTAGGACAGGTTTCACTAATGATAAAGAAAATGcaagctgcaattttggagctTTTAATGTAAGCAAGCTTCAGAAGCTTAGAAGTAAAGGTGGAAAGAAAACTGATACTGTTGTTAACAAGGGTTCGAAGATGGACCCAAAGAAGAAGATAACTAAAAAGAATAGAGTTTGGGATGATTCACCTCAAGAGTCAAAATTGGATTTTACAGATCCTCTGGAGGAGAATGGGAATGAGAATATAGAGGTTGTGGCAACTGAtcatggtgaaagcatgatggACAAAGAAGAGATTATCAGTAGTGACAGTGAGAGTGAAGCTGAGGAAGTGggaaaggagagcaagcctgatACTAAGAAGAAGGGATGGTTTTCATCTATATTTCAGAG TATTGCAGGAAAGGCCAATTTGGAGAAGTCAGATCTGGAACCAGCTCTTAAAGCTCTCAAAGATAGGTTGATGACCAAAAATGTG GCTGAGGAGATAGCTGAGAAGCTTTGTGAATCAGTTGCTGCAAGTCTTGAAGGTAAAAAGCTGGCATCTTTCACAAGGATATCTTCAACAGTGCAG GCTGCAATGGAAGAAGCTCTTGTTCGTATATTGACTCCTAGGCGTTCTATTGACATATTGAGGGATGTACATGCTGCAAAGGAACAGAGGAAACCTTatgttgttgtttttgttggtGTCAATGGGGTTGGGAAGTCCACCAATCTAGCTAAG GTAGCGTACTGGCTTCTGCAGCATAAGATCAGTGTGATGATGGCTGCTTGTGATACATTCCGGTCAGGAGCTGTTGAGCAGCTGCGCACTCATGCACGTAGACTTCAG ATACCTATATTTGAAAAGGGCTATGAGAAAGATCCTGCCATTGTAGCAAAGGAAGCAATCCAAGAGGCAACACACAGTGGTTCTGATGTGGTTCTTGTTGATACTGCTGGTCGGATGCAG GATAATGAACCATTAATGAGAGCTCTCTCAAAGCTTATTTACCTTAACAATCCAGACTTGGTCTTGTTTGTTGGGGAGGCATTGGTGGGGAATGATGCAGTTGATCAACTATCAAAGTTCAATCAG AAATTAGCGGACCTCTCTACTTCACCCAATCCAAGACTCATAGATGGGATTCTTTTGACGAAGTTTGATACAATTGATGACAAG GTCGGAGCAGCACTGTCAATGGTTTACGTCTCCGGTGCACCGGTCATGTTTGTTGGCTGTGGACAATCTTATACAGATCTCAAAAAGCTGAATGTAAAATCGATTGTCAAGACACTTCTCAAATGA